TAAGTGAAGCAGAGCGCAAGGGCTTGCGACGTGTGCTCCTCCTGATCCACGAGTTCAAGACATCGAAGACAGACGACGAGAACCACAAGCGGAACGCGAGTGACCTGAATCGGTTCCTGCAGCGCATCTCACACAACACAGGGATCCGACACGCAGAGGGCGCACTGCTTGGGCCGTTTACCGTCCCAGGCCACGTCGCTGTTCAGCTCTATATCGCAAAGGTCGCCCGCAACTTGCGCGCCAGCATGCATTATGAACATTGATATCGCTGTGGAGTCTTGGTCAGCGACCAAAGATGTCGTAGTTGGCGTCTCCGCGCTTATTGGCATGGGTCTTGGAATTTTCAACTTCTGGAAGGCTCGACAAGACGAGAAAGTAAAGCTAGAGGTAATTCCAAAGGCTGTCATTCTTTCCAGAATTGATCAGAGAGGAAGAGAAATTCAATTCACGTCACCTCACAGAATCGATGGCGGAAAACTTCTAGACTTGGTGGCCATTGAGATCATCAACAGAAGTAAATTTCCTGTTGTCATAGCTACAGTCGGATTCGGGCGTGGCACTAGCGAGTCGTATCTACTAGTACCAGAGCCCATTATGAAAGATGGGGAGGCACTGCCCTGGCGCCTAGAGCCACGCGCGTCATTGGAGGTAAGGGCGCTACTTAGTCCAGTGCTGCACGCCCATCATAGGCGCGATAGGGAGTACGCTTTTGCTGTCACTGCTTGCAATCACACGGCTAGCGGAACGAGTGAAGCAATGAAGATACTGGTCGCGCAAAATGATGCATAACCATGCTTTCCAGCAAGCGTAGCCTGGATGCAGCGCAGCGAAATCCGGGATTCTTTAGGGCCTGGTAGATACTGTTATCCGGTCACCAAATGCAAGCTGGGATCAAACGGCCGCCCGGACTTGAGCACACCATAGGCCATACACAGCAGCTTTCGCATCATGGCGCCCAGGATCAGCAGCGGCGGCTTGCCGGCGATGGCCAGACGCTGCTTGAGCGCTCGGCCCCAGGCCGTGCGCATGGTGGCCACCATGGCCGGTATGTACAGAGCCTTGCGCAGCCGGGCATGGCCGACCTTCGGCCGGATGCGGCTACTCCGACCTTGACCGCGTTGCGCTACGCGCTACACTGGGCGGCGTGATCAAGTCATTCAAGCATAAGGGGCTGGAGGAGTTTTTTAACTCCGGCTCTACTCGCGGTATTCAGGCGGCACATGCCAACAAACTGCGTATGCAGCTGGCCGCTTTGGATACCGCCACAGTCATAGAAGACATGAACATCCCCGGCTACCGCCTGCACCCGTTGAAAGGCGATCACAAGGGGCTTTGGTCAATTACGGTCAACGGGAACTGGCGCGTCACGTTCGACTTCACGGACGGCAATGTCTATATCGTCAATTACGAGGACTACCACTAATGGCAATGCACAATCCTCCCCATCCCGGCGAGTTCATCCTGGCGACGTACATGGAGCCTTTTGGGGTCAGCTGCCGGTCCCTTGCCGAACACCTTGATGTGGCTGCTTCCACCCTTAATCGGATATTGAAGCAGCAGAGTGGCGTTAGCCCGGAAATGGCGCTGCGTCTGTCGAAGGTGCTCGGCCGCTCCCCTGAGAGCTGGCTTGCCATGCAGGATGCTTATGACCTTTGGGTAGCCAGGAAAACGGTCAAGCTGTCTGGTGTGCAGCGTCTCAATCTCGACGCCGCATGATCATTCGCGACAGGCACGACGGCCCTGACGGGCCGCGGCCTGAGTAAACGTAGCCCGGATGCAGCGCAGCAAGCGTAGCCTGGATGCAGCGCAGCGAAATCCGGGATTCTTGAGCCCCCCCGTAGATGGGTGAAGGCCGCCAGGCCGTAACTCATCGTCCGGGACCGGGCACACGCTCGGTCCCGACGCCGGTCATTCGGGCACCTGCGCCGGCGTGGGAACTGAGGCGCCTAGTGCCCGATCGAGAAAAAGAAGCAGCCGCCGCCGTCAGGGTCGCAGTAGCGGAACATCAGATGGGCATCGTCGTGGTAGTAGTGGCCGTGTCTGTGCAGGTGCGGATGCGCGCGGTAGTACCGGTCCCACTCGTTCCACGAGCGCCAGTGCCCGCGGTAGGTGTAGCGTTGGCCTTGGTGCTGATCGTGCCCGTAATGGCGGTGCTTGTCGTAGGGTCGCTCACGGTAGCCCGGGTAGTCGCCATGGTTGCGGTCTGCCAGTGCGGGACCGCTCGACACGGCCAGCAGCGAGAGGCACGCAAGGAAGCGGGTCAGACGTTTCACGAGGACTCTCCGAGGATCGCTGCCGGCCACGGCGGATGCGTGACAGCAATGATGCGCGAGACTAACCGGGCGCGGCGGCCGGACATTTGACTGCAGTCAGCGCAGCGCCAAGCGGCGCTGCACGGGCATCATCGGTGCGCAGACTTTCGGCGTACTTGGGAACGGCCAGGCTCGGGCCGAGGAAAACACAGGCTGAGAGCAGAACGGCAGGGCGCGGCATGGTCGGTTTCGTAGGTCAGGGAACCGCCGTTCCAATTTTGGCCCGCGTAGCGCGCAATAAGCGCAGCGAATTGCGCCGTATTGCGTTTGAGCCGAGCGGAATAAACAGGGCAAAGGTTGCGATCGCGATCCGACCGGTTATGGCTTCGCCCAACCCGTCCTGCGTGAACTTCGAAAACCGGGCATCCTGGCTGGGGCAACGTCACTTGCAGCCGGAAGCGTGGACCGATCGCGGATACCTTCGATATCGTCGGCGTACCCCACGCAGGTGGCAGGCACAATACGCGCAGCGCGCTCGGAAAATCCGCCGCGCCCCAGCATTCACGGACATGAACAAATGGCCCTCAAAGCCACCATCTACAAAGTCGACCTGCAAATCGCCAACATGGACCGGAATTACTACGCCGAGCACAACCTGACGCTGGCGCAGCATCCGTCCGAAACCGACGAACGCATGATGGCGCGCGTGCTGATGTACGCCCTGAACGCGCAGGAGGGCATCGCCTTCACCCGCGGCTTGTCCGAGACCGACGAACCGGAAATCTGGGTCAAGGACCTGACCGGCCAGATCACGCTGTGGATCGACATCGGCCGGCCGGATGAAGCCCGCCTGCGCAAGGCCTGCGGTCGGGCCGGGCAAGTGATCGTCCTGTGCCACAGCAGCAGTTGCGAGCTGTGGTGGAAGCAGATCCAGAGCAAGCTGACGCGCCTGACCAATCTGAGCGTGCTGCAACTGCCGGTGGCCGACAGCCAGGCCCTGGCCGCGCTGGCGCAGCGCACCATGCGCCTGCAATGCCTGGTGCAGGACGACGAGGTGTGGATCAGCACCGACGCCGAGCGCGTGTCGGTCAGGCTGAGTCCGCTCAAGGTGGCGGCGCAATAACAACCGCCGCATTCCGCTGTATGCACCGGTGCTCGGCGGGCTGATGTTCGGCTTTTCGGTGGCGCGCTTTCGGCGCCTGCTCGGCTGAGCCCGCCTGCGCAGCCGGCCGCGGCCGGGCCGTTCAGCCGGCTATGGCCGAGGTTTGCTCCAGCTCCATCAAAACGCCGCCGCAATCCTTCGGGTGCAGGAACACGACCGGCAGGCCGTGGGCGCCGATGCGCGGCTCGCCCAGCACGCGGATGCCGGCCGCCTTGACGGTGGCGATGGCGGCGGCCAGGTCCGGCACCTCAAAGCACAGGTGGTGCAGGCCGCCGTCGGGGTTCTTTTCCAGAAATTTGGCGATGGGTGACTGCTCGCCGAGCGGC
This DNA window, taken from Immundisolibacter sp., encodes the following:
- a CDS encoding type II toxin-antitoxin system RelE/ParE family toxin, which gives rise to MIKSFKHKGLEEFFNSGSTRGIQAAHANKLRMQLAALDTATVIEDMNIPGYRLHPLKGDHKGLWSITVNGNWRVTFDFTDGNVYIVNYEDYH
- a CDS encoding HigA family addiction module antitoxin yields the protein MAMHNPPHPGEFILATYMEPFGVSCRSLAEHLDVAASTLNRILKQQSGVSPEMALRLSKVLGRSPESWLAMQDAYDLWVARKTVKLSGVQRLNLDAA
- a CDS encoding YaeQ family protein, whose product is MALKATIYKVDLQIANMDRNYYAEHNLTLAQHPSETDERMMARVLMYALNAQEGIAFTRGLSETDEPEIWVKDLTGQITLWIDIGRPDEARLRKACGRAGQVIVLCHSSSCELWWKQIQSKLTRLTNLSVLQLPVADSQALAALAQRTMRLQCLVQDDEVWISTDAERVSVRLSPLKVAAQ
- the mce gene encoding methylmalonyl-CoA epimerase; this translates as MIGRLNHIAIATPDLQAAAQRYRDSLASPAQVSAPLALPEHGVTTVFVDTGNTKLELLEPLGEQSPIAKFLEKNPDGGLHHLCFEVPDLAAAIATVKAAGIRVLGEPRIGAHGLPVVFLHPKDCGGVLMELEQTSAIAG